A single genomic interval of Solibacillus sp. FSL R7-0682 harbors:
- a CDS encoding NUDIX domain-containing protein, producing the protein MSSHIRVRAGAIIIENNEILLTVYNDPIRGIVYDLPAGGAEPNESITDTVKREAKEEACIDVEVGPLAFVYEYTPHLNFEKFGNIHTLVMMFECKIKSPSTPKFPENPDSNQIDVKWLPILELQNIEMYANIGHYLQEYTQNPRNIDLIEEHKLNEVYRVR; encoded by the coding sequence ATGTCTTCTCATATTAGAGTTCGAGCTGGTGCAATAATCATAGAAAATAATGAAATATTATTAACGGTGTATAACGACCCAATAAGAGGTATCGTTTACGATTTACCTGCTGGTGGAGCGGAACCCAATGAATCAATTACAGATACAGTTAAAAGAGAAGCTAAAGAAGAAGCGTGTATAGATGTAGAAGTAGGTCCTCTAGCTTTTGTTTATGAATACACACCTCATCTTAATTTTGAAAAGTTTGGGAACATACATACATTAGTTATGATGTTTGAATGCAAAATAAAAAGCCCTAGTACACCAAAATTTCCAGAAAACCCAGATTCAAATCAAATAGATGTTAAATGGCTACCTATTTTAGAGTTACAAAATATTGAAATGTACGCAAACATCGGACATTATTTACAGGAATATACGCAAAATCCTAGAAACATTGATTTAATAGAAGAGCATAAACTAAATGAGGTGTATCGAGTTCGTTAG